The following are encoded together in the Clostridium sp. BJN0013 genome:
- a CDS encoding glycosyltransferase family 4 protein yields the protein MKIAIDARGANWYNGTGIGTYTSKILKYIIRNHKENFYHIYWSGSNYDKLQQENTKIIMASKRQHRFFEQYYFPVNLRKENVDIYHIPQNGIGISENIGCKKVVTIHDLIPYILPETVGKGYLSKFLKEMPKIISSVDGIITVSDCSKKDILKFFPINEDKIFVTPLAADKKYKPLDKDKCRYKLHLNYDIENPFILYIGGFSPRKNVSSLITAFSKIHKKLDRDYDLIIVGSNKDDSNMLKNLSTDLNIDKNIKFTGFVEEKMMPLFYNACDIFIYPSLYEGFGLPPLEAMSCGTPVIASNISSIPEVVGDGGILINPFDMESFMYSMEALINDVNIRKELSSKALKQAAKFSWEKTSEKTIEVYKKVLNK from the coding sequence ATGAAAATTGCCATAGACGCAAGGGGAGCTAACTGGTATAATGGTACCGGTATAGGAACTTATACCAGTAAAATATTAAAATATATAATAAGAAATCATAAAGAAAATTTTTATCACATATACTGGTCAGGTAGTAATTATGATAAATTACAGCAAGAAAATACTAAAATAATAATGGCCTCTAAAAGGCAACATAGATTTTTCGAGCAGTACTACTTTCCAGTAAATTTAAGAAAAGAAAACGTAGATATATACCATATTCCTCAAAACGGTATTGGCATATCCGAAAATATAGGATGTAAAAAAGTAGTCACCATCCATGACTTGATACCTTATATACTTCCTGAAACAGTGGGAAAAGGATATTTATCAAAATTTTTGAAGGAAATGCCTAAAATTATTAGTTCAGTTGATGGGATAATAACTGTTTCCGATTGTTCAAAAAAAGACATCCTAAAATTTTTCCCCATAAATGAAGACAAAATATTTGTGACTCCTTTAGCTGCAGATAAAAAATATAAACCCTTAGATAAAGATAAATGTAGATATAAATTACATCTTAATTATGACATAGAGAATCCATTTATCCTCTATATAGGAGGCTTCAGCCCAAGAAAGAATGTATCTTCATTAATTACTGCCTTTTCTAAAATTCATAAAAAATTAGATAGAGATTATGATTTGATAATTGTAGGTTCTAATAAAGATGATTCTAATATGTTAAAAAATTTAAGTACAGATTTGAACATAGATAAAAATATTAAATTTACAGGATTTGTAGAAGAAAAAATGATGCCTCTTTTTTATAATGCCTGTGATATATTCATATATCCATCTTTATATGAAGGTTTTGGACTTCCTCCCCTGGAAGCTATGAGTTGCGGTACTCCTGTAATAGCTTCCAATATTTCATCCATTCCAGAAGTGGTAGGAGATGGTGGGATTCTTATAAATCCCTTTGATATGGAAAGCTTTATGTATTCTATGGAAGCTTTAATTAATGACGTCAATATAAGGAAAGAATTAAGCTCAAAGGCCCTAAAACAAGCAGCTAAATTTTCTTGGGAAAAAACCTCTGAAAAAACCATTGAAGTTTACAAGAAAGTTTTAAACAAATAA
- a CDS encoding CotS family spore coat protein, which yields MDILKVREYVEDAYDLHIEFIEKIKSIYRIHTNCNEYCLKVINYDYGHFLFIISAIKHLQNKKFRSIPKIIKTKDEKDYMKMENSYAYLCEWITSRECNYDNPLDILVATSKLGELHKKSCNFKVTKDMNPRIGWFKWINTFKHRQEEMMNFKKVILGKESKGEFDILYLNYIDEEIKLAEKSIKHLKKTNYIDNMKKEMENMGFCHHDYANHNILIDVKGEVNIIDFDYCILDTHLHDLSSLLLRRMKNGRWNMNNALFIIDTYNSINDVKEEDILIMAAFMEFPQDFWQLGIQYYMEKQPWGKDFFIKKLKKILKDKEEKLDFIDEFRNWKYN from the coding sequence TTGGATATATTAAAAGTTCGAGAGTATGTTGAAGATGCTTATGATCTCCATATTGAATTTATAGAAAAAATAAAAAGTATATATAGAATTCATACTAACTGTAATGAATACTGTTTAAAGGTAATAAATTATGACTATGGGCACTTCTTATTTATAATTTCTGCTATAAAGCATCTCCAAAATAAAAAATTCAGAAGTATACCTAAAATAATCAAGACTAAGGATGAGAAAGACTATATGAAAATGGAAAATTCTTATGCTTATTTGTGTGAATGGATTACCTCTAGAGAGTGTAATTATGATAATCCTTTAGATATTTTGGTAGCAACCTCTAAGCTGGGAGAGTTGCACAAAAAAAGCTGTAATTTTAAAGTTACTAAAGATATGAATCCAAGAATAGGATGGTTTAAATGGATAAACACCTTTAAGCATCGTCAAGAGGAAATGATGAATTTTAAAAAAGTAATACTGGGAAAAGAATCTAAGGGAGAATTTGATATATTATATCTAAATTATATTGATGAGGAGATCAAATTGGCAGAAAAGTCTATAAAGCATTTAAAGAAGACCAATTATATAGATAATATGAAAAAAGAAATGGAAAATATGGGATTTTGTCACCATGATTATGCAAATCACAATATTTTAATAGATGTTAAGGGAGAAGTTAATATAATAGATTTTGATTATTGTATATTGGATACTCACCTACATGATCTCTCAAGTTTGCTTCTAAGGAGAATGAAGAATGGAAGATGGAATATGAATAATGCACTTTTTATTATTGATACTTATAATTCCATAAATGACGTAAAAGAAGAGGATATACTTATTATGGCTGCTTTTATGGAATTTCCTCAAGATTTTTGGCAACTTGGAATACAGTATTACATGGAAAAGCAGCCTTGGGGAAAAGATTTTTTTATAAAAAAATTAAAGAAGATACTTAAAGATAAAGAAGAAAAATTAGATTTTATAGATGAATTTAGAAATTGGAAATACAATTAA
- a CDS encoding spore coat protein — MYSDNVELCFVEYLKSKGIYVVKQFNRDLKQEHLTLDRIKEQISIISEFHKKTLGYTGVMNKRLDNNIGKVVERYKIYIKKLKKYLEQISSYKNRSNFEEKLNKVGEGYLIRAQKCMDNLYKNNYIELILRSMSRVEMCLTDTYFDNLRKVKDIQIINIKDCCYNMVEVDLVYFLNKIKRKGIDIDFSELIKIFCIEESLDDNSVQFILSIISYPYQFMKCCNRYRYNTKNWTEDEYLLRLDKSINEDGESLI; from the coding sequence GTGTATAGTGACAATGTTGAATTGTGTTTTGTAGAATATTTAAAATCAAAAGGAATATACGTAGTAAAGCAATTCAATAGGGATTTAAAACAAGAACACTTAACTTTAGATAGAATAAAAGAACAAATATCTATAATAAGTGAATTTCATAAGAAAACTTTAGGTTATACAGGAGTTATGAATAAGCGTCTAGATAATAATATAGGAAAAGTAGTAGAACGCTATAAGATATATATAAAGAAATTAAAAAAGTATTTAGAACAGATATCCAGTTACAAAAACAGAAGTAATTTTGAAGAAAAACTAAATAAAGTGGGAGAAGGATATTTAATTAGGGCTCAAAAATGTATGGACAATTTATATAAAAATAATTATATAGAGTTGATACTTAGAAGTATGAGTAGGGTAGAAATGTGTCTTACAGACACTTATTTCGATAATTTAAGGAAAGTAAAAGATATACAAATAATAAATATAAAAGATTGTTGCTATAATATGGTTGAAGTGGATTTAGTATATTTTTTAAACAAGATAAAAAGAAAAGGTATAGATATAGATTTTAGTGAACTTATAAAAATTTTTTGTATTGAAGAATCCTTAGATGATAATAGTGTGCAATTTATATTATCTATAATATCTTATCCCTATCAATTCATGAAATGTTGCAATAGGTATAGATATAATACAAAAAATTGGACAGAAGATGAATATTTACTTAGATTAGATAAATCCATTAATGAGGATGGAGAAAGTTTAATTTAA
- a CDS encoding CotS family spore coat protein — protein sequence MIDRYGEKKYLTGYDLCVELFDRFDLKVYDVIPIRKVYMVSSDKGKKIFKKLEYTLDELKFINELLTYVRSKFSRVVNFVKNKDGDIYTIWNGDMYCIMDVVYGKECNFSNPVDLSIAAEGLGEFHLASEGFKTDVRNKYNNGKLIDTFNRRIQEMEFFQNIAHIHEKKTEFDEIFIKNSNYYIEQIKKSESMLEESYYYKLCSEEDKIVVCHHDLAYHNILINNNEAYFVDFDYAIIDLKVHDLCNFINKVIKNFAFDIEKAKLIIDNYCNKNTLSNRELEVLYAMLNFPNDFYTISRDYYTKRKDWKEEIFLDRLKRKIRYKEDREEFLEEFRNKILNKI from the coding sequence TTGATAGATAGATATGGTGAAAAAAAATATTTAACTGGATATGATCTATGTGTAGAACTTTTCGATAGATTTGATTTAAAAGTATATGATGTAATACCTATTAGAAAAGTATATATGGTTTCTTCGGATAAGGGTAAGAAAATATTTAAGAAATTAGAGTATACTTTGGATGAGTTAAAATTTATAAATGAACTTTTAACTTATGTAAGAAGCAAATTTTCCAGAGTGGTCAATTTTGTAAAAAATAAAGATGGAGATATATATACCATATGGAATGGAGATATGTATTGCATAATGGATGTAGTTTATGGTAAGGAATGCAATTTTAGTAATCCTGTAGATTTGAGTATTGCAGCTGAAGGGTTGGGAGAATTTCATCTTGCATCTGAAGGTTTTAAGACAGATGTACGGAATAAATATAATAATGGAAAACTTATTGATACCTTTAATCGGAGAATTCAAGAAATGGAGTTTTTTCAAAATATAGCACATATACATGAAAAGAAAACGGAATTTGATGAAATATTTATAAAGAATTCAAACTACTATATAGAACAAATAAAGAAAAGTGAAAGTATGCTTGAAGAATCTTATTATTATAAGTTATGTAGTGAGGAGGACAAAATAGTAGTATGTCACCATGATTTAGCTTACCATAACATATTAATAAATAATAATGAAGCTTATTTTGTAGATTTTGATTATGCCATTATAGATCTCAAAGTACATGATTTATGTAATTTTATAAATAAAGTCATTAAAAATTTTGCTTTTGATATAGAAAAGGCAAAGCTGATAATAGATAATTATTGTAATAAGAATACATTAAGCAATAGGGAATTAGAAGTATTATATGCTATGCTAAATTTTCCTAATGATTTTTATACTATATCTAGGGACTATTATACTAAGCGAAAAGATTGGAAGGAAGAAATATTCTTAGATAGGTTAAAAAGAAAAATCAGATATAAAGAGGATAGAGAAGAATTCTTAGAAGAATTTAGAAATAAAATTTTAAATAAAATATAA
- a CDS encoding GLUG motif-containing protein gives MGSITGYTYNSTVEDCTSTIT, from the coding sequence GTGGGAAGCATCACGGGCTACACTTATAATTCTACAGTAGAAGATTGTACCAGCACCATAACATGA
- a CDS encoding glycosyltransferase family 4 protein, whose amino-acid sequence MRIGIDGRAAKWYRGTGIGTYTYQLIKCLNNMDNINNYLLFMPESFRNDMYLKKNFKLDSAPQNDKINFWEEIIIPNIIKNNKIDLYHVPQNGVGLPIDKNCRFIITLHDVIPYRMPETVSNRYLKIFSEYIPKIVPLCDGIITVSNFSKKDIVKSFNFPENKIYVTHLASEDIYKPMDKRVSKYVAKKYYSITEDYILYVGGFSPRKNILGLIDSFNKLITLYKKPLSLVIAGKRGESYSTYKEHTEKLNISDRVLFPGFISIEHLPYIYNAAKLFVYPSFYEGFGLPPIEAMACGVPVITSNTTSLPEVVGKGALLIDPLNKTDLCHAMLNVLLDNTLKNKLISSGIKRASELSWKKTAKNTINIYNKIAGKK is encoded by the coding sequence ATGAGAATAGGCATTGATGGACGTGCTGCCAAATGGTACAGGGGTACTGGCATAGGAACTTATACTTATCAATTAATAAAATGTTTAAATAATATGGATAATATAAATAATTATTTACTTTTCATGCCTGAAAGCTTTAGAAATGATATGTATCTTAAAAAAAATTTCAAATTAGACAGTGCCCCGCAAAATGATAAAATTAATTTCTGGGAAGAAATTATTATACCTAATATAATAAAAAACAATAAAATAGATTTATATCACGTGCCTCAAAACGGAGTTGGACTTCCTATTGATAAAAATTGTAGATTCATAATAACACTTCATGATGTGATCCCATATAGAATGCCTGAAACTGTAAGCAATAGATATCTTAAAATTTTTTCAGAATATATACCTAAAATAGTACCTCTATGTGATGGTATTATTACAGTTTCTAATTTTTCTAAAAAAGATATAGTTAAATCTTTTAACTTTCCTGAAAATAAAATATATGTTACTCATTTAGCTAGTGAAGATATATACAAACCTATGGATAAAAGAGTAAGTAAATATGTAGCTAAAAAATACTACTCCATCACTGAAGATTATATACTTTATGTAGGTGGATTTAGCCCTCGTAAAAATATATTAGGACTTATTGACAGCTTTAATAAGCTTATAACTTTATATAAAAAACCTCTATCTTTAGTAATAGCTGGCAAAAGAGGTGAATCTTATAGCACTTATAAAGAACATACTGAAAAACTAAATATATCTGACAGAGTTTTATTTCCTGGTTTTATTTCCATAGAACATCTTCCTTATATATATAATGCAGCTAAATTATTTGTATATCCTTCTTTTTATGAGGGATTCGGACTTCCTCCTATAGAAGCTATGGCCTGTGGCGTACCTGTAATAACTTCAAATACTACATCTCTTCCTGAAGTAGTTGGTAAAGGTGCCCTGCTTATAGATCCCTTAAATAAAACTGATTTATGTCACGCTATGTTAAACGTACTATTAGATAATACTCTTAAAAATAAATTGATATCTTCTGGTATCAAAAGAGCTTCCGAACTAAGTTGGAAGAAAACTGCTAAAAACACTATAAACATATATAACAAAATTGCGGGTAAAAAATAG
- a CDS encoding CotS family spore coat protein, translated as MMREFEIERQFNVKIENIKPSRGVYLLKTNKGMKCLKKINYGTQKLLFVYGAKEHLTKNGFPYVDKYSVNIDGNPYAIINEDIYTLSEWIKGRECDFKNREDVINAAKCLANMHIASKGYEPPENSKLKTDLGRWHHLMEKRVKALDKMKDMGRKKNNKGNFDLNYMKVVKFYKDFGKKAIEVLQDSKYDELCSITEGEKGFCHHDFTYHNIVVDGNDTFNVIDFDYCKREIRSYDISSFMIKVLKRSNWNVENAQLIIDSYNEVSPIKEEEYKVIYAFLLFPQRFWRLANRYYYNEVNWPTNTFNKKLEELIAEQEKYIDFIKKFKEIYSEKNI; from the coding sequence ATGATGCGAGAATTTGAAATAGAAAGACAATTCAATGTAAAAATTGAAAATATAAAACCAAGTAGAGGAGTATATTTATTAAAAACAAATAAAGGGATGAAATGTCTTAAAAAGATAAATTATGGAACTCAAAAACTTTTGTTTGTTTATGGGGCAAAAGAACATCTTACAAAAAATGGGTTTCCTTATGTGGATAAATATTCTGTTAATATAGATGGAAATCCATACGCAATTATTAATGAAGATATATATACGCTATCAGAATGGATTAAAGGAAGAGAGTGTGATTTTAAGAATAGGGAAGATGTTATAAATGCTGCTAAGTGTTTGGCAAATATGCATATAGCCTCTAAAGGATATGAACCACCTGAAAATAGTAAATTAAAGACTGATCTTGGAAGATGGCATCACCTTATGGAAAAGAGAGTTAAAGCCTTGGATAAGATGAAAGATATGGGAAGAAAAAAAAATAATAAGGGAAATTTTGATTTGAATTATATGAAAGTAGTTAAATTTTATAAAGATTTCGGGAAAAAGGCTATTGAAGTATTACAGGATTCTAAATATGATGAGTTATGCAGTATTACCGAAGGAGAAAAGGGGTTTTGCCATCATGATTTTACCTATCATAATATAGTAGTAGATGGGAATGATACATTCAATGTAATAGATTTTGATTATTGCAAAAGGGAAATACGATCTTATGATATTTCATCTTTTATGATTAAAGTTTTAAAAAGATCTAATTGGAATGTAGAAAATGCACAACTTATTATTGATTCATATAATGAAGTTAGTCCGATTAAAGAAGAGGAGTATAAAGTGATATATGCCTTCTTATTATTTCCTCAACGTTTTTGGAGACTGGCAAATAGATATTATTATAATGAGGTCAACTGGCCAACAAATACTTTTAATAAAAAATTGGAAGAATTAATTGCTGAACAGGAGAAATATATTGACTTTATTAAAAAGTTTAAAGAAATTTATAGTGAAAAAAATATCTAA
- the yabG gene encoding sporulation peptidase YabG yields MKIGDVVVRKSYNKDITFKIIDSKQTKEGVLYSLKGVNLRIIADSKEDDLEIVPENTLTKEEIVFNKQVNESIKNILMNRGGFRYKDNFRQEYSVTKFASHNSKNELAFGRPGKILHIDGDAEYLDVCIKVYKQLLLDVVGKNIVEKEQPTKVIELVKEVKPDIIVITGHDAIVKDTQDYMDLNNYKNSKYFVQTVSELRNYKSNYDDLVIFAGACQSCYEKILDSGANFASSPSRVLIHCLDPVFLCEKIAYTNIEKVVSIQEALQNTITRTNGIGGLQTRGKYREGFPKSPYV; encoded by the coding sequence ATGAAAATAGGTGATGTAGTAGTAAGAAAATCCTATAATAAAGATATAACTTTTAAAATAATAGATTCAAAACAAACTAAAGAAGGTGTTCTATATAGTTTAAAAGGAGTAAATTTAAGGATAATTGCAGATTCTAAAGAAGATGACTTAGAAATTGTTCCTGAAAACACCCTTACAAAAGAGGAAATAGTATTTAATAAACAAGTGAATGAATCAATTAAAAACATATTAATGAATAGAGGTGGATTTAGATATAAAGATAATTTTAGACAAGAATATAGTGTAACAAAATTTGCATCCCATAATTCTAAAAATGAATTGGCTTTTGGAAGACCTGGGAAGATTCTTCATATAGATGGAGATGCAGAATATTTAGATGTATGTATTAAAGTGTATAAACAACTTTTATTGGATGTAGTTGGCAAAAATATAGTGGAGAAGGAACAACCTACAAAAGTGATAGAATTAGTAAAAGAGGTCAAACCAGATATAATTGTAATTACAGGGCATGACGCTATAGTGAAGGATACCCAGGATTATATGGATCTAAATAACTATAAAAATTCTAAATATTTTGTTCAAACAGTATCAGAACTTAGAAATTATAAATCTAATTATGATGATTTAGTAATATTTGCAGGAGCCTGTCAATCCTGTTATGAAAAAATTTTAGATTCAGGTGCAAATTTTGCAAGTTCACCTAGTAGAGTACTTATACATTGTTTAGATCCAGTATTCTTGTGTGAAAAAATAGCATATACTAATATAGAAAAGGTTGTGTCAATTCAAGAAGCCCTGCAAAATACAATAACAAGAACCAATGGTATTGGAGGACTACAGACAAGAGGAAAGTATAGAGAGGGATTTCCAAAATCACCGTATGTATAA
- a CDS encoding Veg family protein encodes MDGSNVLASIRENIENHVGDKVTLKANGGRRKVFINKGIIEKAYPSIFVIRLENDTQRKVTYSYSDVLTKTVQLVFSV; translated from the coding sequence ATGGATGGTTCGAACGTGTTAGCTTCTATAAGAGAGAATATAGAAAATCATGTAGGAGATAAGGTAACCTTAAAAGCAAATGGAGGTAGGAGAAAAGTTTTTATAAATAAAGGAATAATAGAAAAAGCTTATCCTAGTATATTTGTAATTAGGCTAGAGAATGACACCCAAAGGAAAGTGACATATAGTTATTCGGATGTTTTAACTAAAACAGTTCAATTGGTTTTCTCAGTGTAG
- a CDS encoding SPOCS domain-containing protein, protein MDVDFIKENIECEQMLAENFSDTIIKEEYVIPDTHPDVTDILILEARPVITNKEVMDDKVFLEGKVEYTILYRAKEDEDMGLYSVVYTGNFSNYVEMPGAEHIMSCDSNCYVEHMNCTAVNERKVSIEGIIKLKAEVYKKYNFEVIKDITGSENVQMLKNPATIDKIIGTVSGDLVAKAEIPIPMDKPQVGSILQYDVNVHKKNVTILENKLAIEAYVLIRFLYRGKDTKDIVCVEKDVLVNKELSLEGALPSMESYTDFNISEVERNIREDDLGENRIIEVEALITANTKVMYKEDIDIIEDAYSPSNFMQMDRKDYGLNVVHGQNTVPSIIKSNIELDSKSNPAEILMCYGDVCITDKKIVEDKVIVEGVLNVKVLYKDSDNQVNKICDEIPFSCSVDVPDSKIDMQCISKISLESIEASIEIDTIAVKAVVEVYARVNYVTRKEFLVDIEAVEGEFPAKKSSLTIYVIQQDDTLWKIAKKYYTTIENLIKLNNIEDPDIIKVGEKLIIPGRAII, encoded by the coding sequence ATGGATGTAGACTTTATTAAGGAAAATATAGAATGTGAACAAATGTTAGCTGAAAATTTCTCTGATACTATTATAAAAGAGGAATATGTAATACCAGATACTCATCCCGATGTAACAGATATCTTAATTCTTGAAGCAAGACCTGTTATAACTAATAAGGAAGTAATGGATGATAAAGTATTTTTAGAAGGGAAAGTTGAATATACTATACTTTATCGTGCCAAAGAAGATGAAGATATGGGTCTTTATAGTGTAGTTTATACCGGGAATTTTTCTAATTATGTGGAAATGCCGGGAGCAGAACATATAATGTCTTGCGATTCTAATTGTTATGTGGAGCATATGAATTGTACAGCTGTAAATGAAAGAAAAGTATCCATTGAAGGGATCATAAAATTAAAGGCAGAAGTATATAAAAAATATAACTTTGAGGTTATAAAAGATATTACCGGCTCTGAAAATGTGCAAATGTTAAAAAATCCTGCTACTATAGATAAAATAATAGGTACGGTTTCAGGGGATTTAGTAGCAAAGGCTGAGATACCAATACCTATGGATAAACCTCAAGTGGGAAGTATATTGCAGTATGATGTGAATGTGCATAAAAAGAATGTAACAATACTAGAAAACAAGTTAGCTATAGAGGCTTATGTACTTATAAGATTTCTTTATAGGGGAAAAGATACCAAAGATATTGTATGTGTAGAAAAGGATGTGCTTGTAAATAAGGAACTTTCACTAGAGGGAGCACTTCCTTCCATGGAAAGCTATACTGATTTTAATATAAGTGAAGTAGAACGGAATATTAGAGAAGATGATTTAGGAGAAAATAGGATCATTGAAGTAGAGGCCCTTATAACAGCTAATACCAAGGTTATGTATAAAGAAGACATTGATATAATAGAAGATGCCTATTCTCCATCTAATTTTATGCAAATGGATAGAAAAGATTATGGATTAAATGTAGTTCATGGACAAAATACTGTCCCTAGTATAATTAAATCTAACATAGAATTAGATAGCAAATCTAATCCAGCGGAGATACTTATGTGTTATGGAGATGTATGTATCACTGATAAAAAAATAGTAGAAGATAAAGTTATTGTTGAGGGAGTTTTGAATGTAAAGGTATTGTATAAAGATTCGGATAATCAAGTAAATAAGATTTGCGATGAAATACCTTTTAGTTGTAGCGTAGATGTACCTGACAGTAAAATTGATATGCAGTGTATATCGAAAATATCTTTAGAAAGTATAGAAGCAAGTATAGAAATAGATACCATAGCTGTAAAAGCAGTAGTTGAAGTTTATGCAAGAGTAAATTATGTTACCAGAAAAGAATTTTTAGTAGATATAGAAGCTGTTGAGGGGGAATTTCCTGCTAAAAAATCTAGTTTGACTATATATGTAATTCAACAGGATGATACTTTGTGGAAAATAGCAAAGAAGTACTATACTACTATAGAAAATTTAATAAAATTAAATAACATAGAAGATCCAGATATTATAAAAGTAGGAGAAAAGCTTATTATACCTGGAAGAGCCATAATATAA
- a CDS encoding cyanophycinase, which produces MEEKLEGNLIIIGGAEDKTGDKKILKEVCSKLEKDRDILVIATIASEVPEELGNEYYKIFTKLGIKNVKILNIVDRKGAFDINSIKTIENASLIFFTGGDQLRITSLIGGTPLYSKIQELYENGCTFVGTSAGASIMSDTMIITGPNDESPKKCTLKMAPGLGFIKGVIIDQHFAQRGRIGRLLVGIAENPQSLGIGIDEDTAIIVKDNGKFQVMGSGAVYIIDGSDITYSNVSEQYPDEILSIFNVKVHVLKQGNSFNFTTKLPL; this is translated from the coding sequence TTGGAAGAAAAATTGGAAGGAAATTTGATAATAATAGGAGGGGCAGAAGATAAAACTGGTGATAAAAAAATATTAAAAGAAGTTTGTAGCAAATTAGAAAAAGATAGAGATATACTTGTAATTGCTACTATTGCCTCTGAAGTACCTGAGGAGTTAGGAAATGAATACTACAAAATATTTACGAAACTGGGTATAAAAAATGTAAAAATATTAAATATAGTAGATAGAAAAGGTGCTTTTGATATAAATAGTATAAAGACAATAGAAAATGCTTCATTAATATTTTTTACGGGAGGAGACCAGCTTAGAATAACAAGTCTTATAGGGGGAACACCTTTATATTCAAAAATTCAAGAATTATACGAAAATGGATGTACTTTTGTTGGAACTTCTGCAGGGGCCTCTATTATGAGTGATACTATGATAATAACAGGTCCTAATGATGAATCACCAAAAAAATGCACTTTGAAGATGGCGCCTGGATTGGGATTTATAAAAGGCGTAATTATTGATCAGCATTTTGCACAAAGAGGAAGAATAGGAAGGCTTTTAGTGGGAATAGCGGAAAATCCACAAAGCTTGGGTATTGGAATAGATGAGGATACAGCTATTATAGTTAAAGATAATGGGAAATTTCAGGTAATGGGTTCTGGAGCTGTATACATAATAGATGGTTCTGATATAACTTATAGTAATGTATCAGAACAATATCCGGATGAGATATTATCTATATTTAACGTAAAAGTACATGTACTTAAACAGGGAAATAGTTTTAATTTTACAACTAAATTACCTTTATAA